A region of Elusimicrobiota bacterium DNA encodes the following proteins:
- a CDS encoding response regulator transcription factor yields MARVEAVLRRARDGGEVQAVFKVGGVEVDSTRREVTVKGQRVLLRRKEYELLLLFVRKPGQLRTRESLISSLWGDDVVVTANALEAHIKNLRACLGPCGNLIETLVGEGYRLNDRSS; encoded by the coding sequence TTGGCTCGGGTGGAGGCGGTTCTGCGGCGCGCGCGCGACGGGGGGGAGGTTCAAGCGGTTTTTAAGGTGGGAGGCGTGGAAGTGGATTCCACGCGGCGGGAAGTGACGGTGAAGGGTCAACGGGTCCTCCTGCGGAGAAAAGAATATGAATTGCTTTTACTTTTTGTTCGAAAACCAGGCCAACTTCGCACCCGGGAATCTCTCATTTCTTCCCTCTGGGGCGATGACGTGGTGGTAACGGCGAATGCGCTGGAGGCCCACATCAAAAACCTTCGCGCGTGTCTTGGGCCCTGCGGAAACCTCATCGAAACCCTGGTCGGCGAAGGTTACCGCCTGAACGATCGTTCGTCCTAA
- a CDS encoding HAMP domain-containing histidine kinase yields the protein MTLRTRFVFYVAGLTVGSFVLYAGALSWTQREYLIKEQNRANVEESHRWTLLCEQSIFSKDEITLVHYVRELSRSGDVRWASFLSEDGHILMHTDLRLKNTRDVHELRRWSGQMGRFTQMNRAGSDGEPLTVLAGPVSRRGEQFGVALLAFDRRLQTERMRVLLGASLRRFAGATLLCLAIGVGMAFVVARGLVRPLQELTGAVRRLGAGDWKARPAVFRRDEIGQLASAFAEMSRRLARLDELKDEFVATVSHDLRNPLGAITMAARYLVSPPSPLSAETGRQVLGTILISTSRLRNMVDNLLDAAKIKEGPLSSLREAFSVVNVLQELHDLFRAQAEEFGRVFCLRVPEDFPMVIGDEAQTYRILSNLLANAFKFTAAGDRITLSALSTPEGRVAIEVSDSGPGISPEDLSRLFLRFQTAENAGAQVKKKQGTGLGLAIAKALAESQNGTLTVESELHRGTTFRVTLPQWRAS from the coding sequence TTGACGCTCCGAACCCGATTCGTCTTTTACGTGGCGGGGCTCACGGTGGGATCGTTTGTCCTTTACGCCGGGGCTCTTTCCTGGACCCAGCGTGAGTATTTAATAAAAGAACAAAACCGGGCCAACGTGGAAGAAAGCCATCGTTGGACCCTGCTTTGCGAACAATCCATTTTTTCCAAGGACGAAATCACTCTGGTGCATTACGTGCGCGAGTTGAGCCGATCCGGCGACGTGCGCTGGGCGTCGTTTTTGTCGGAGGATGGCCATATTTTGATGCACACCGATCTGCGGTTGAAAAACACCAGGGATGTCCACGAACTCAGGCGATGGTCCGGTCAAATGGGGCGATTCACCCAAATGAATCGAGCCGGTTCTGACGGCGAGCCTCTGACCGTATTGGCGGGGCCTGTGAGCCGGCGCGGCGAACAGTTCGGGGTGGCTCTTTTGGCTTTTGACAGGCGTCTCCAGACGGAGCGAATGAGAGTTCTGTTGGGGGCCTCCCTGCGGCGTTTTGCGGGGGCGACCCTCCTTTGTTTGGCCATCGGTGTCGGGATGGCTTTCGTTGTGGCGCGAGGGCTCGTGAGACCACTTCAGGAACTGACTGGGGCGGTTCGCCGTCTGGGGGCCGGCGATTGGAAAGCGCGGCCCGCGGTCTTTCGACGCGACGAAATCGGGCAATTGGCCTCGGCCTTTGCGGAGATGTCTCGCCGATTGGCGCGGTTGGACGAGTTGAAAGACGAGTTCGTGGCCACCGTGTCTCACGATTTGCGAAATCCTTTGGGGGCGATCACCATGGCGGCCCGTTATCTGGTGTCCCCTCCGTCGCCCCTCTCGGCTGAAACCGGACGGCAGGTGTTGGGAACGATTTTGATCAGCACGTCCAGGTTGCGGAACATGGTGGACAATCTGCTGGACGCGGCCAAAATCAAAGAAGGACCTCTTTCCTCCCTTCGGGAGGCCTTTTCCGTTGTCAACGTTCTTCAAGAACTTCATGATCTCTTTCGAGCCCAGGCGGAAGAATTCGGGAGGGTGTTTTGCTTGCGGGTCCCGGAGGATTTTCCCATGGTCATTGGGGACGAAGCGCAGACCTACCGCATTTTGTCTAATCTTCTGGCGAACGCGTTTAAATTCACCGCCGCGGGAGACCGCATTACCTTGTCCGCCCTATCGACGCCGGAGGGGCGGGTGGCCATCGAGGTTTCGGACAGCGGGCCCGGTATTTCCCCGGAGGATCTTTCCAGGCTGTTTTTGCGTTTTCAGACGGCGGAAAACGCGGGGGCGCAGGTCAAGAAAAAACAAGGAACAGGTTTGGGTCTCGCCATTGCCAAGGCCTTGGCGGAATCCCAAAACGGAACCCTGACGGTGGAGTCGGAGCTCCATCGGGGGACGACCTTTCGGGTGACTCTTCCCCAATGGAGGGCATCGTGA
- a CDS encoding response regulator, with translation MSGSLLLVEDDSGLASMTRRFLVQAGYRVTLAASAEEALSLIQKNRPDLVISDVQLPGITGLKMCEILKSNSATASLPLILVTILGKTQEKVQGLRMGLTTI, from the coding sequence GTGAGCGGTTCGTTGTTGTTGGTGGAAGACGATTCGGGGCTGGCCAGCATGACCCGCCGATTTTTGGTTCAAGCGGGTTACCGGGTCACCCTGGCGGCGTCGGCGGAAGAGGCGCTTTCTCTAATTCAAAAGAACCGGCCGGACCTTGTCATCTCCGATGTGCAACTGCCTGGAATCACGGGGCTAAAAATGTGTGAGATACTCAAAAGCAACTCCGCCACGGCCTCCCTGCCCCTCATCCTCGTGACGATTCTGGGGAAGACCCAAGAGAAAGTCCAGGGACTGCGCATGGGGCTGACGACTATTTAA